A window of the Acanthochromis polyacanthus isolate Apoly-LR-REF ecotype Palm Island chromosome 10, KAUST_Apoly_ChrSc, whole genome shotgun sequence genome harbors these coding sequences:
- the purab gene encoding transcriptional activator protein Pur-alpha, which produces MADRDSGSDHGGPTAGPGSLPPGAMGAMSRLQHDTEELASKRVDIQNKRFYLDVKQNVKGRFLKIAEVGAGGNKSRLTLSMSVAVEFRDYLGDFIEHYAQLGPTNPDIVQDEPRRALKSEFLVRENRKYYMDLKENQRGRFLRIRQTVNRGPGLGSAQGQTIALPAQGLIEFRDALAKLIDDYGVDEEPAELPEGTSLTVDNKRFFFDVGSNKYGVFMRVSEVKPTYRNSITVPCKVWSKFGNTFCKYAEEMRKIQERSREKRASELLPEGPHGGDDGDDD; this is translated from the coding sequence atggcggACAGAGACAGTGGCAGTGACCACGGAGGGCCCACCGCAGGCCCCGGCTCGCTGCCTCCGGGCGCGATGGGCGCCATGTCCCGGCTGCAGCACGACACCGAGGAGCTCGCCTCCAAGCGCGTCGACATCCAGAACAAGCGCTTCTACCTTGACGTGAAGCAGAACGTTAAAGGCCGCTTCCTAAAGATAGCCGAGGTCGGGGCTGGGGGAAACAAGAGCCGCCTCACTCTCTCCATGTCTGTCGCCGTGGAGTTCCGCGATTATCTCGGGGACTTTATCGAACATTACGCCCAGCTGGGCCCGACCAACCCGGACATTGTGCAGGATGAGCCCCGGCGGGCGCTCAAGAGCGAATTCCTGGTGCGGGAGAATCGGAAATATTACATGGATCTGAAAGAGAACCAGAGGGGGCGGTTCCTGAGGATTCGACAGACCGTTAATCGGGGGCCCGGATTGGGAAGCGCGCAAGGCCAGACCATCGCTCTGCCGGCGCAGGGGCTCATCGAGTTCCGCGACGCTTTGGCCAAACTCATCGACGACTACGGCGTGGACGAGGAGCCGGCGGAGCTCCCGGAGGGCACCTCGCTGACGGTCGACAACAAGCGCTTCTTCTTCGACGTGGGCTCCAATAAGTACGGGGTCTTCATGCGGGTTAGCGAGGTGAAGCCCACATACCGGAACTCCATTACGGTCCCCTGCAAAGTGTGGTCCAAATTCGGCAACACCTTCTGTAAATACGCGGAGGAGATGAGGAAGATCCAGGAGAGGAGTCGAGAGAAGCGGGCCTCCGAACTGCTACCTGAGGGCCCGCACGGCGGAGATGACGGCGACGATGACTGA